Below is a genomic region from Scytonema millei VB511283.
GATTTCGCCAGTTGCCAAAACGCGGATGTGGAATGTCCAGGATGAACCAGAAGATTTACGACCAGAGCAAGTAGCTCCAGGGGTTTTATATCTCGCTTCTGGTGAATGTCGAGAGTCTGGATTTATCTTAAGGGCAAGCAATGGTCAATTCACAGCCGTGCGCTGGAGCGAGCGAGACAACGTGAACTATCCATTCAACCTTGCCGCTGTTGAAAGTTCTACTGCGGAGGATTTAGCGACTCGCTGGCAGGAGATTGCTGCGGATGTTGCGTTTTAAGGACAGGGTTTGTACTTCGAGATGGTTTGTAGGGAAACAATCGAGATTATTGGTGGCAGCCTACAACAAGTATTGAAGGTTTGGTAAATACTTTTCCAACAAACCTTTATTGAAGACAACCTCACTACGTTGAATATATCCCGTAATGACCGATTCCAGCACGGGTAGCATTCATGTAAGGCGCGTGTCACCTGATGATATTAACTCAGTGAGAGAGGCAATTCATGCGGTGGATTGGAGTACAGATTTAGAGGAATTCAGAGTCTAAACATCAACATATCCCCTAATACCATTTTACTTTTCGACTGCGGCAGAAGAGATCCCCCCAACCCCCCTTAAAAAGGGGGGCTAAGAATGGCTTTAATCTTGCTTCATCCAGCTGAACATGGCGCGTAAATCTTTGCCAACTTCTTCAATTGGATGTTCTGCTTCTTGACGGCGCGTGGCAGTAAATCCAGGTTTACCAGCTTGGTTTTCTAAGACGAATTCCCGCGCAAATTGACCGGATTGAATTTCTTGCAGCACTTTCTTCATTTCTGCTTTCGTCTGGTCGGTGACAATCCGGGGACCGCGAGTATAATCGCCATATTCAGCAGTGTTGGAAATACTATCGCGCATTTTTGCCAAACCACCTTCAACAATCAAGTCAACAATTAACTTGACTTCATGCAGACATTCAAAATATGCCAATTCCGGTTGATAACCAGCATCAACTAAAGTTTCAAAACCTGCTTTAATTAATGCACTCAAACCGCCGCACAATACTGCTTGTTCGCCAAATAAATCGGTTTCTGTCTCTTCTCTAAATGTGGTTTCGAGAATCCCAGCGCGAGTCCCACCAATACCTTTAGCATAAGCCATAGCGCGATCGCGGGCTTGTCCGCTAGCATCTTGATACACGGCAAACAAGCAGGGTACGCCTTGCCCTTGTTCGTATGTCCGCCGCACCAAATGCCCTGGTCCCTTCGGTGCAACCATGACGACATCGACATCAGCCGGAGGCACGACTTGAGCGAAATGAATGTTAAATCCGTGGGCAAAAGCTAAGACTTTACCTTCTTTCAAATGCGGTGCAATTTCTTGTTGGTAGACGCTTTTTTGCACTTCATCCGGCAGCAGAATCATAATTAAGTCTGCTTTTTGTGCTGCCTCAGACACGGGATATACTGTTAAGCCCGCAGCTTTTGCTTTTTCTGCTGACTTGCTACCAGGATATAGCCCGACTATGACATTTATACCACTATCTTTGAGATTGAGGGCGTGGGCGTGACCTTGAGAGCCGTAGCCGATGATTGCAACTGTTTTTTGCGCTAATAAATCTAAATTGGCATCTGTGTCATAGTACATCCGAGCCATAAAAGTAACTCCTTGGGGGCAAGCATCTTAAGTCTGCAAACTTTCTATAATACCTGAAATTGGGTAATTGGTAATTGATAATTGGTAATTGGTAATAATCAACGGTTAGAGAAAACTGCTTCGGCTCGTCGCGTACCTAAAACTTTTTGACTTTTGACTTTTGTACGGGCGGGTTCACCAAGCGACTGTGACTGCGACAGAGATTTCGAGTGAACCCGCCCCTACGAATGCTTGATTTTTAACTTTTAACTTTTTGGTTGATGATGTTCGTGCCAGTGACGGGCAATGTCGATGCGACGACAGAGCCAAACGCGATCGCGTTGCTGAATATAATCGAGAAAACGTGCTAAAGCCGCAGCCCTACCAGGTCTACCGACAAGGCGACAATGCAACCCAATACTCATCATTTTGGGGGCTGTTTCTCCCTCGGCGTACAAAACATCAAAAGCATCGCGCAGATAGGCAAAGAATTGATCGCCTGAATTAAATCCTTGCGCCGTCGCAAAACGCATGTCGTTGTTGTCTAAGGTATAGGGAATAACGAGATGGAGTTTACCGTAGTCATGCACCCAGTAAGGCAGATCGTCGGCGTAGCTGTCGGAGTCGTAGAGAAACCCGCCTTCTTCTACTACCAACTTGCGCGTATGCGGGCTATTTCGTCCCGTATACCAGCCGAGGGGACGGCTTCCCGTCGCTTGGGTATGAATGGCGATCGCTTTTTGTAAATGTTCTCGTTCTAAATCCTCACCAAAATATTTATAGTCAATCCAGCGATAGCCGTGGCTGGCAATTTCCCAATTTGCTTCCTGCATGGCGGCTACTGCTTCGGGGTTACGTTCTAACGCCATCGCTACCCCATACACCGTAACGGGAATCCTTCTTTGCGTAAACAGCCGATACAGCCGCCAAAACCCCGCCCGACTGCCATATTCATACATCGACTCAATATTCATGTGCCGCGCCCCTGCTAAAGGTTCTGCGCCGATAATTTCTGACAAAAAGGCTTCAGAAGCCATATCTCCATGTAAGATGCAGTTCTCTCCACCTTCTTCATAGTTAATGACAAATTGAACCGCGACGCGAGCTTGTCCTTGCCATTTGGGATCGGGAGGGGTACGACCGTAACCGATTAAATCGCGGGGATATGATGTAGGCATTGTGTCTGTGTACTTATACGAGAAATTTCAGCGGCAGCGATCGGCGTTATTGTCAACGATAGTACTCGCGACCTAGAGAAAAAAATCGGCAAAATAGAGGGAGCAATGATTTACACCAAACCAAAAAATACTAAACAAACTACCTCCAAATGAATGTTACCCCCACACCGCTAGAATCAGATGCACTAGAATCAGAAATCCCAGAACCAGCTACATTCAGCCACGTTCCTGTATTGAGCCGAGAGTTAATCGCTGGTTTGGCGGTGCGAGCGGGGGGACACTATTTAGATGCTACCGTTGGAGGTGGGGGTCATAGTAGGCTAATTTTGCAAGCTGCGCCAGATGTGAAGCTAACAGCACTCGATCGCGATGCAGCCGCGATCGCCGCAGCCCAAACTCAACTAGCAGAATTTGGCGATCGAGTACAATTTTTACGCAGTAATTTTGCGACTTACAGCCCTCAAGACACAACTTTTGACGGTATTATCGCCGATTTAGGTGTAAGTTCATACCAATTTGATACAGCGGCAAGAGGTTTTAGTTTTCGCCATGACGCACCCCTAGATATGCGTATGGACGATCGCCAATCGCTGACAGCGGCGGAAGCGATTAACACCTGGGATGAAAAAAAACTAGCAGATATTTTCTTTCATTACGGCGAGGAAAGATTTTCGCGCCGGATTGCGCGGCGGATCGTGGAAAAACGCCCGTTTCATACGACGACAGAACTAGCTGCGGCGATCGCCTCTGCTGTTCCTGGTGCATATCGTCATGGAAAATCGCGTTCTCAGACGCGCCAAAAATCGATCCACCCTGCTACCCGCGTGTTTCAAGCATTGCGAATTGCTATAAATGACGAACTAACCTCCCTGGAAAATTTCCTGCAACTAGCACCAACTTGGCTCAAACCCGGGGGAAGTATTATCGTGATTAGTTTTCACAGTTTAGAAGATCGGATTGTCAAAAACGCCTTCCGAGCGTCCGAGCTATTACAAATTATTACTAAAAAACCACTCATTGCTCAAACAGATGAACTAGCCCAAAATCCTCGCTCTCGCTCAGCTAAGTTACGAATAGCAACAAGAAGAGATAGTAATGGGTAATGGCTAGTTGGTTGACAGTTGACGGTTGTTGGTGAAAGGCGAGAGGTTTTTGACTTACGACTTACGACTTACGACTTACGACTTACGACTTACTTCCAAGGCGATCGTTCACAAATCCTTCACATCTTTTGCCTAAGCTCTAAACTAATTGGAGTCAAGAGCTACAAAATGCAGGTTTGATGAGGGATATTCAAATTTCGCGATCGCACACAGAGGAAAACAAGTCATATGGATTCAGGCTGGAAACATAAAACTAAATTTCCGCTTCGTTTATATCTCAAACAACTATTTTTTGGTTCTCTAGATAAAGTTATTCTCAGCCCTACTGCTTTTTGGTATACGTACCAGATCGAGCTTTTAGAAAAATGTTGGCTACAAGATATAAGCCAGCAATTAGAAGACTATTTATACGATCGCTGGGACTTTTTTTTAATTGAAAATCACTGGAATTTTTATTGGATGTATCAAGTAGAACGCTGTTGGGAACGAGATTGCATAGATTTTTTAGAAAATTGTTGGCTGCAAGAAGAATAAAGCCAAAAGTTAAAAGTCACAAGTCAAAATCGAGGAGACAGGCGACAAAAGACAGAAGTTATGACTAACCACCGATTGTTGGTCACTGATAACTACTCACTTCCCAATAACTACAAATTGCCCAAGAGGAATGAATTAGGATGAGAATTCTCAAAGTTCAAACATTGCGGGGTCCAAACTATTGGAGCATTCGCCGCCATCAACTAGTTGCTATGCAGCTAGACTTGCAAGAATTGGCAGAAAAACCATCTAATGAAATTCCAGGTTTTTACAAGGGGTTAGTTGAAGCACTACCCAGCTTAGAGGGACATTTCTGTTCTCCTGGGTGTCGCGGCGGCTTCCTAATGCGGCTACGAGAAGGCACGATGATGGGTCATGTAGTCGAACACGTAGCCCTAGAACTTCAAGAACTAGCAGGAATGCCAGCAGGCTTCGGACGCACCCGCGAGACGGCTACTCCTGGGGTTTATCACGTTGTATTTGAGTACGAGAACGAACAAGCCGGACGCTATGTAGCCCGTGCCGCTGTAAGGCTGTGTCAAAGTATTGTTGACACGGGATACTATCCCAAATCGGAACTAGAGCAAGATCTTCAAGATCTCAAAGCACTTCACCAAGATGCGGCTTTGGGTCCCAGTACAGAAGCAATTATTCAAGCAGCAGAGGCGCGAGATATCCCTTGGATGCAACTCGGGGCGCGTTATTTAATTCAACTCGGCTATGGCAAACGGCAAAAACGGATACAGGCAACTTTAAGCGGTAACACGGGGATTTTAGGAGTCGAACTTGCCTCTGATAAAGAAGCTACCAAATACATTCTCAGTAATGCTGGCGTACCCGTTCCCAGAGGTACGGTGATTAACTATTTTGACGAACTAGAAGATGCGATCGCCTCTGTAGGCGGTTATCCTATTGTTATCAAACCGCTAGACGGCAACCACGGTAGAGGCATCACCCTTAACATTCAAACTTGGGAAGCTGCAGAAGCCGCCTATGATGCAGCCAAAGCAGTTTCTCGCTCCATTATTATCGAGCGCTACTATCAAGGGCGCGACCATCGCGTAGTTGTAGTTGATGGTAAAGTGGTTGCAGTTGCCGAACGCATTCCCGCTCATGTTGTGGGAGATGGTAGGAGTACGATTGAGGAATTAATCGAAATTATCAATCAAGACCCCGATCGCGGCGACGGACACGATAATATCCTCACCCGCATTCAGCTCGATCGCAATAGCGATCGCCTCTTAGCACAACAAGGCTACAGCTTAAATAGTATTCTAGACCGAGATGAAATTTGCTATCTACGAGCCACAGCAAACCTCAGCACTGGTGGTATTGCTTGCGATCGCACTGATGAAATTCACCCGGAAAACATTTGGCTAGCGCAACGGGTAGCAAAAATTATTGGTCTAGATATTGCCGGAATCGATATTGTTACCCCAGATATCAGTCGTCCTTTGCGAGAAGTGGGTGGCGTAGTGGTAGAAGTGAATGCCGCGCCTGGTTTTCGGATGCATACCCATCCCAGCCAAGGGAAGCCTCGCGATGTCGCGGGAGCAGTCGTCAATATGCTGTTTCCCCCAGGTAAATCAAGCCGCATTCCCATCCTCGCCGTTACCGGAACCAATGGTAAAACCACAACCACGCGCTTACTTGCCCACATCGTCAAGCAAACTGGTAAAACTGTCGGCTACACTACCACCGATGGTACGTATATCGGCGATTGTTTAGTCGATCGAGGCGATAATACAGGTCCTCAAAGCGCCCAGTTAATTCTGCAAGACCCCACGGTAGACGTGGCTGTATTAGAAGCAGCACGGGGCGGAATTTTGCGCTCTGGGTTGGGATTTGATGCCTGCGATGTCGGAATTATTTTGAACGTAGCTGCCGATCATTTAGGAATTGGCGACATTAATACAGTCGAGCAACTAGCTCACCTCAAGAGTGTCGTTGCAGAAACAGTGTCGCCCCACGGCTTTGTTATTCTCAACGCTGACGATCCTTTAGTCGCGGCAATGGCAAAACGGGTGAAAGCTCAAATAGCCTACTTTTCCCTCAACCCAAATAATCCCATCGTGCGAGAACATACTCGACACGGCGGCTTAGCAGCAGTGCATGAAGACGGTTATCTGTCAATATTGCAAGGAGAAATCAAACTACGACTCGAACAAGCAGTCAACGTACCGCTAACGATGGGCGGACGCGCCAACTTTGCGATCGCCAATGCCTTAGCCGCGAGTTTGGCAGCATTTACCCAAAGAATCCCCTTGGGACAGATTAAAGCTGGATTGCAGACATTTCAACCATCTGCCAGCCAAACCCCAGGTAGGATGAATTTATTTGAGTTAGGCGATTATCACGCATTAGTTGACTACGCCCACAATCCCCATAGTTACGAGGCATTGGGTAGCTTTGTCCGCAACTGGCAAGGAGAACGGATCGGTGTAGTTGGTGGACCTGGCGATCGCCGCGACGAAGACTTCATTACCTTGGGCAAACTCGCCGCTGAAATGTTTGATTTTATTATCGTCAAAGAAGACGACGATACGCGCGGTCGTCCCCGTGGCGATGCCGCAGACTTAATCGAAAAAGGCATCCGCCAAGCCGATTCCAACTGCCACTACGAATCCATCTTGGAAGAGACAAGAGCCATTAACACCGCCCTTGACATGGCTTCCCGTGGTAGTTTAGTAGTCGTCCTCCCCGAAAGCGTCAGTCGTGCTATTCGTTTGATTGAATCTCGAATCAGTTAACAGTTAACAGTTATCAGTTATCAGTTAGCAGTTATCAGTTATCGGTTAACCGTCTTCACGAAGTGTAGCGCAGCGTTTACCGTCAACCGTCAACCAACAACTCCTAGTTATGACCCCTCAACCCGCCCTTCTCGTTCTTGCCGATGGTACTGCTTATCATGGTTTGTCTTTTGGTGCTACTGGTACTACCGTTGGCGAAGTCGTATTTAACACTGGCATGACTGGGTATCAAGAAGTCTTAACTGACCCCAGTTATCGCGGTCAAATTGTCACGTTTACCTACCCAGAATTGGGAAATACGGGCGTAAATTCTGAAGACGAAGAATCCGATCGCCCCCAAGTGAAAGGTGCGATCGCCAAAAATATCTGTCACCGTCCTAGCAATTGGCGCTCTACTGGCAGTTTGCCGGACTATCTCAAACAGCACAATATTCCTGGTATATACGGCATCGATACCCGCGCCTTAGTCCGCAAGATTCGCGAAGTCGGCTCGATGAATGGCGCTATTTCTACAGAAATTCTCGACGAAGCAGAATTATTGCAACTCGTCCTCGCTGCCCCCAGTATGGCAGGATTGAATTTGGTCAGTGAAGTTACTACACCCACGGCTTATGAGTGGGCTGGAACTACTGATTCTGTATGGGAATTTAAACCAGTAGCCCCAAATAGGGAAACTCTCACCGTTGTTGCCATTGACTTTGGCATCAAACGCAATATTCTGCGGCGACTAGCGAGTTATGGCTGTCGCGTCATTGTCGTTCCTGCTAATACGCCACCAGAAGAAATTCTGAAATACAATCCCGACGGCATCTTTCTTTCTAATGGTCCTGGTGACCCCGCTGCCGTTGCCGAAGGATTTGAAACGACAAAAGCCCTCATTTCAGCCCAAAAACCAATATTTGGTATTTGCATGGGACATCAAATACTAGGTCGGGCGCTAGGGGCAGAAACCTTCAAGCTAAAATTCGGTCATCGCGGTTTGAATCAACCTGCTGGCTTACAAAGGCAAGTCGAAATTACCAGTCAAAATCACGGCTTTGCGATTGATGCGGATTCCATTCCCGCAGATGTCGAAATTACTCATCTCAACCTCAACGATCGCACCGTCGCCGGGTTGCGGCACAAATCTCTACCCCTATTCTCAGTCCAATACCACCCCGAAGCTAGCCCTGGTCCCCACGATGCAGATTACTTATTTGCCAAGTTCGTCGAATCCATGCGTCAGTCACGCACTGTAGGGGTGTGAGAAATAGGGTGTAGGGAGAATTCGGAATTCGGAATTCGGAATTCGGAATTCATGTGTGAATTTTGAGTTGCTCCCTCAGCCCTTCAGCTCCCTCAGCTCTCTCAGCTCTCTTCCCCTGCTCCTTGCTCCCTGCTCCCTGCTCCCTAATCGGAGTAGCTAAATACTTAGCGATCGCACTCACCATAGTCCGAGGACACTGGGGAGGCATAGATTGCCGAAACGACTGATAATAATCTTGACGCGATTCTTCAAATAGACACCGCAGTTCCACCAACGGATTCTCATGGCGATCGACACGCAAATCCAGATACGGATAAACATCTCGATGCACTGCATACAGCGCCGCCGATTGCCGTCCTCGCTTATCTCCCCCAGCCACCTCGCCAGCCTCCAAAGCATGTAACAGGCGATCGCAAAACTCCATTCCCCCCTTGGCTTGATAGGCATCTGCCATCGCTACCAAAACCTGTTCGCCTACCAGCATATTTCCGGCAACAGAAAAGTAGGGATATGTCAAGTGTCCCGCCCAACCAACGCAGTCTTCACCCGTCCAAGCTGCTGTATGACCGTGACGATCTACCAAATGTAGCTGACGCTGGTGGCAATTGAGATCGTCTTGCAGCAAAAGCTGTAACGTATCTTCAGCAGAAACTCCATGTTCTAGCAATTGCAGGCTACAAATGCCTAATAGCGGGTTAGTTTGACCTTGAGTCGCGATCGCCCCTACAGTTGCCTTAGCATGAGGTACGAGCGCCCCTACAGCCAGATGCTTAGTTGCCACTGCCACCCCAGTCATTTGCGTTGCCGCATCCCAAGCCACAATTGAGAAGGTCATAAATTCCAGAGCGCCCGAATCGTCAAGACACGTACATAAATGTTATTCCCAGATAACATTTATTCGCGATCGCTTACTGTTTTGAATTTAACAATTTGTAGGAAATTGAGAGTGGCTGGTGGCTAGTGGCTAGTGGTTGAATTCTTATGTCTAGTCACCAGTTACTAACCACTAGTCACTATTGCGAAAAATCAAATCCAACCTTTGCTGTGCTGCTTGTAATGCCTCGGTAGGGGTGTTTTTTCCTAGTAAGACGGCTTCTAACGCCCTACCTAAATTTTCTGACAAGCGACTGTAACCAGGAAAAATCGGACGCGATCGCCCGTATTTTGCTTGTGCTAAAAATACTTCTACGGCAGGCTGTTTTTTGATGAAATCTTGATATTTCTGGCTTTCCCTTGCCTTCATATTGACGGGTAAATATCCCGTACCAATTGCCCAATCAGTTTGAAATCCTTCACTGACAACATACTCGGCAAACTTGAGTGCGGCGCGTTCGCGTTCCGGCGTAGACTTGAAGACAAATAGGTTTTCTCCACCAATTGCAGTTGCTTGGCGATCGCCTTGAGGAATTGGAAACACGCCAAAATCTATTCCTGTGGTTTGGAACTGTCCCAGCGTCCAGGGTCCAGTCAATTGCATCGCTACTTTTCCAGCTAAGAAAGCATCGATTTCAAATCCCCGTTCTGGTAAAGATAGGACGACAGAACCATCATCGACTAAATCGCGCCACAACTGCAATGAGGCGATCGCACCCTTGTCATCTGCTATGTTTACATCTGCTGGTTGTTGGGGATTGTTACTTGCCAACTCGCCGCCACCACTCCACAGAAAGGGTAGCCACAGAAAGACGCTAAATTCCCCTTTTCCTAACGGCAAAAACATTCCGTGTTGGTCGAACCGCTTGTCTCCGTCTTTATCAATGGTTAATTGACGCGCGACTTGACGCAACTCTTCCCAAGTTTGCGGTAATTCAGTTATTCCTGCGGCTTCAAATAAACTAGGACGGTAAAACACGCCTACATTGTTTACCCCAAACGGCACAGACCAAGTATGCCCCTGATACTCCATCGTCGCAAACAAGCTAGGATCGATTTCATCCTTTACGGGAGAAGTTTGCAGCAGATCGTCTAGAGGACGAATTGCATCGAGTTCCACCAACTGTCCGGTT
It encodes:
- a CDS encoding ABC transporter substrate-binding protein, coding for MVTLTLVGCQVTPSNSGFTKITLWQGVNPPPNRDVLQTLVDRFNREHSDIQVESLYVGQAEQQLPKILAAVVGNAPPDLLWFNATLTGQLVELDAIRPLDDLLQTSPVKDEIDPSLFATMEYQGHTWSVPFGVNNVGVFYRPSLFEAAGITELPQTWEELRQVARQLTIDKDGDKRFDQHGMFLPLGKGEFSVFLWLPFLWSGGGELASNNPQQPADVNIADDKGAIASLQLWRDLVDDGSVVLSLPERGFEIDAFLAGKVAMQLTGPWTLGQFQTTGIDFGVFPIPQGDRQATAIGGENLFVFKSTPERERAALKFAEYVVSEGFQTDWAIGTGYLPVNMKARESQKYQDFIKKQPAVEVFLAQAKYGRSRPIFPGYSRLSENLGRALEAVLLGKNTPTEALQAAQQRLDLIFRNSD
- the puuE gene encoding allantoinase PuuE; amino-acid sequence: MPTSYPRDLIGYGRTPPDPKWQGQARVAVQFVINYEEGGENCILHGDMASEAFLSEIIGAEPLAGARHMNIESMYEYGSRAGFWRLYRLFTQRRIPVTVYGVAMALERNPEAVAAMQEANWEIASHGYRWIDYKYFGEDLEREHLQKAIAIHTQATGSRPLGWYTGRNSPHTRKLVVEEGGFLYDSDSYADDLPYWVHDYGKLHLVIPYTLDNNDMRFATAQGFNSGDQFFAYLRDAFDVLYAEGETAPKMMSIGLHCRLVGRPGRAAALARFLDYIQQRDRVWLCRRIDIARHWHEHHQPKS
- the rsmH gene encoding 16S rRNA (cytosine(1402)-N(4))-methyltransferase RsmH, producing the protein MNVTPTPLESDALESEIPEPATFSHVPVLSRELIAGLAVRAGGHYLDATVGGGGHSRLILQAAPDVKLTALDRDAAAIAAAQTQLAEFGDRVQFLRSNFATYSPQDTTFDGIIADLGVSSYQFDTAARGFSFRHDAPLDMRMDDRQSLTAAEAINTWDEKKLADIFFHYGEERFSRRIARRIVEKRPFHTTTELAAAIASAVPGAYRHGKSRSQTRQKSIHPATRVFQALRIAINDELTSLENFLQLAPTWLKPGGSIIVISFHSLEDRIVKNAFRASELLQIITKKPLIAQTDELAQNPRSRSAKLRIATRRDSNG
- the ilvC gene encoding ketol-acid reductoisomerase, with translation MARMYYDTDANLDLLAQKTVAIIGYGSQGHAHALNLKDSGINVIVGLYPGSKSAEKAKAAGLTVYPVSEAAQKADLIMILLPDEVQKSVYQQEIAPHLKEGKVLAFAHGFNIHFAQVVPPADVDVVMVAPKGPGHLVRRTYEQGQGVPCLFAVYQDASGQARDRAMAYAKGIGGTRAGILETTFREETETDLFGEQAVLCGGLSALIKAGFETLVDAGYQPELAYFECLHEVKLIVDLIVEGGLAKMRDSISNTAEYGDYTRGPRIVTDQTKAEMKKVLQEIQSGQFAREFVLENQAGKPGFTATRRQEAEHPIEEVGKDLRAMFSWMKQD
- the carA gene encoding glutamine-hydrolyzing carbamoyl-phosphate synthase small subunit; translated protein: MTPQPALLVLADGTAYHGLSFGATGTTVGEVVFNTGMTGYQEVLTDPSYRGQIVTFTYPELGNTGVNSEDEESDRPQVKGAIAKNICHRPSNWRSTGSLPDYLKQHNIPGIYGIDTRALVRKIREVGSMNGAISTEILDEAELLQLVLAAPSMAGLNLVSEVTTPTAYEWAGTTDSVWEFKPVAPNRETLTVVAIDFGIKRNILRRLASYGCRVIVVPANTPPEEILKYNPDGIFLSNGPGDPAAVAEGFETTKALISAQKPIFGICMGHQILGRALGAETFKLKFGHRGLNQPAGLQRQVEITSQNHGFAIDADSIPADVEITHLNLNDRTVAGLRHKSLPLFSVQYHPEASPGPHDADYLFAKFVESMRQSRTVGV
- a CDS encoding DUF1028 domain-containing protein, with translation MTFSIVAWDAATQMTGVAVATKHLAVGALVPHAKATVGAIATQGQTNPLLGICSLQLLEHGVSAEDTLQLLLQDDLNCHQRQLHLVDRHGHTAAWTGEDCVGWAGHLTYPYFSVAGNMLVGEQVLVAMADAYQAKGGMEFCDRLLHALEAGEVAGGDKRGRQSAALYAVHRDVYPYLDLRVDRHENPLVELRCLFEESRQDYYQSFRQSMPPQCPRTMVSAIAKYLATPIREQGAGSKEQGKRAERAEGAEGLREQLKIHT